In Vibrio hippocampi, a single genomic region encodes these proteins:
- a CDS encoding EAL domain-containing protein, producing MIDSPLETPHVLKNGRPTIAVLVGSMTSHYHEGIMRGAAYIARQKNYNVIGFCGGVINSSDHLTLARDKVFKLINMNLIAGVISPFSSHMRFVTGEESEAFVAQYNSVPVVNIGSHISGYTNVVADYEVAFTELFDHLYHTHGYRNIMLVRGPEHHASSVSRAKVYKKLLEQYQLPYDDDLVLKCDLKRRTAKAAVEHYFDHVNKPVDAVIAISDNQALGVIDACKERGLRVPEDIGVIGSMDSLEGAFSSPSLSSIKEPLFELGQAAAIEVINQIEGKPATVEIKIPTSLITRDSCGCNALETRKRLHQESSACSTAVVNGHDPIFKETQDFFEKTIEQHKGGIIRDDVNVILRLFQESIYKGEFSSLLTELRNKLEHSLRSEDVVLWLSLIAQLELSALRYLKAAGNSITLVDFIAELTTIKNEAEQITFKFQSFETEYYLNYFRAIVNNLNASFDLTTIKKYTVDILQLSELYIHIFHDPNAEKLTAKNIVSVRNNQFIEIENKDFCAQELIPQGVEPYQGLYTLMVFPLSFGNKPLGFMTTNLSGRKGTAFENLRAIISSALKNEMLIQDLKRAEERFSDIAHSTSNWLWETDAQHRFTYCSHSSNDVIGYAPDFLMGKDIHELNVESGDSYIQMMHNHEALVEIECWYQHQNGRIICLLISAKPIIHKGVFSGYRGIFEDVTEQRLQEEKIKSLAYSDILTGLPNRTLLHEKLQETIRISSKYDQQFALMFIDLDHFKNINDSMGHAAGDQLLVELTERLNNSIRRSDTLARLGGDEFVIILADIDNEAEVIDVAHRIFKNLQPAIVVQNKSIYSTLSLGISIYPNDGLEAETLLKKGDSAMYQAKSQGRNGYVFYDTELEKKNTLRNTYEEVLREALTTDGFVLHYQPQVDIETNQIVGLETLVRIDNAQMGIVAPNLFIPLAEELGLIGQVDEWVFEHTCAQYAKWREQGYVLPRLSINLSAMQLRNDAVLIRYTDILQKYQVEPRHIQLEITENALIGNEKVALGILQGFKDYGISIALDDFGTGFSSLSCINLYPIDTIKIDRSFVKDAVYNKRNEAIIKGTVLIGQNLQLKIIAEGVESHEQYTFIKQMGCDEIQGFYFHRPGPIEVIEPLLTKQSVYQES from the coding sequence GTGATAGATTCCCCTCTAGAAACCCCCCATGTCCTTAAGAATGGTCGCCCAACCATAGCAGTATTAGTCGGTTCAATGACGTCGCATTATCATGAAGGCATCATGCGAGGTGCTGCTTATATTGCGAGGCAAAAAAATTACAATGTTATCGGTTTTTGTGGTGGGGTAATCAACTCCAGCGACCACCTTACGCTGGCAAGGGACAAGGTTTTCAAGTTGATTAATATGAACCTTATCGCCGGGGTTATCAGTCCGTTTAGTTCGCATATGCGCTTCGTAACAGGTGAAGAGAGTGAAGCCTTTGTCGCCCAATACAACAGCGTTCCGGTAGTTAATATTGGCAGTCATATTTCCGGATACACCAACGTTGTCGCTGACTACGAAGTGGCGTTTACAGAGTTATTTGACCACCTTTACCACACGCATGGCTATCGCAATATCATGCTGGTTCGAGGTCCTGAACATCACGCTTCGTCAGTGAGTCGAGCTAAGGTGTATAAGAAACTTCTCGAACAGTATCAGCTTCCCTACGACGACGACTTAGTCCTCAAGTGTGATTTAAAAAGGCGCACAGCAAAAGCGGCGGTCGAGCACTATTTTGATCATGTGAATAAGCCCGTTGATGCGGTCATTGCCATCAGTGACAATCAAGCGTTAGGGGTGATTGATGCTTGTAAGGAGCGTGGTCTGCGCGTTCCTGAAGACATCGGTGTTATCGGTTCTATGGATTCATTGGAGGGTGCGTTTTCTTCCCCTTCGCTGAGTAGTATTAAAGAGCCTCTGTTTGAATTAGGGCAAGCGGCGGCTATTGAAGTCATCAACCAAATTGAAGGCAAGCCCGCAACCGTAGAAATCAAAATTCCGACTTCCTTAATCACTCGTGACTCATGCGGCTGCAACGCCTTGGAAACACGTAAGCGGCTTCATCAGGAGAGTTCGGCGTGTTCGACGGCAGTCGTTAACGGTCATGATCCTATTTTTAAGGAGACTCAAGACTTCTTTGAAAAAACCATCGAGCAGCACAAAGGGGGCATTATTCGCGACGACGTGAATGTCATCCTGCGCCTATTCCAAGAGTCTATCTACAAAGGTGAGTTTAGTTCGCTGCTTACTGAATTACGCAACAAGCTGGAACACTCATTGCGCTCGGAAGATGTGGTGTTATGGCTGTCATTAATTGCTCAACTTGAACTGAGTGCGCTGCGCTATTTGAAAGCGGCTGGCAATTCTATAACTTTGGTGGATTTTATTGCAGAGCTCACCACAATTAAAAATGAAGCGGAACAGATTACCTTTAAATTCCAAAGTTTTGAGACCGAATATTATCTCAACTACTTTAGAGCGATTGTAAACAACCTCAATGCGTCGTTCGATCTCACTACCATTAAAAAGTACACCGTTGATATCTTGCAGTTGTCTGAGTTGTATATCCATATCTTCCATGATCCCAATGCGGAAAAACTCACGGCAAAAAATATCGTTTCAGTACGAAATAACCAGTTTATTGAGATTGAAAACAAAGATTTTTGCGCGCAAGAGTTGATACCACAAGGCGTAGAACCGTACCAAGGTTTATATACACTAATGGTGTTTCCACTCTCTTTTGGCAACAAACCCCTTGGCTTTATGACGACGAACCTAAGTGGTCGTAAGGGCACGGCATTTGAAAACTTGCGTGCCATCATTAGCTCAGCGCTGAAAAACGAAATGCTGATCCAAGACCTAAAACGAGCGGAAGAGCGTTTTAGTGACATTGCCCACAGCACCTCAAACTGGTTGTGGGAAACCGATGCACAACATCGTTTCACGTATTGTTCTCACTCCTCAAATGATGTTATTGGCTACGCGCCCGATTTCTTGATGGGTAAAGACATTCACGAGTTGAATGTCGAGAGTGGTGATAGCTACATTCAAATGATGCATAACCATGAGGCTTTGGTGGAGATTGAGTGTTGGTATCAGCACCAGAATGGCCGCATTATCTGTTTGTTGATTTCCGCCAAACCGATCATCCACAAAGGGGTGTTTAGTGGCTATCGAGGTATCTTTGAGGATGTGACCGAGCAGCGCCTGCAAGAAGAAAAAATTAAGAGCCTCGCTTACTCCGATATCTTAACCGGATTACCCAACCGTACTTTGCTACACGAAAAGTTGCAGGAGACCATTCGTATCTCCAGCAAGTATGATCAGCAGTTTGCGTTGATGTTTATTGACCTCGACCATTTTAAAAACATCAATGATTCTATGGGGCATGCCGCGGGCGACCAACTCTTGGTGGAGTTAACGGAAAGATTAAACAACTCGATTCGTCGTTCAGACACGTTAGCCCGTTTGGGAGGCGATGAGTTTGTCATTATCCTTGCAGATATAGACAATGAAGCCGAGGTGATTGATGTCGCTCATCGAATCTTCAAAAATCTACAACCTGCAATCGTGGTTCAAAACAAGTCAATTTATAGCACACTGAGCTTAGGTATCAGCATCTATCCAAACGATGGTTTGGAAGCAGAAACTCTGTTGAAGAAAGGCGACAGTGCGATGTATCAAGCCAAGTCCCAAGGGCGCAATGGCTATGTTTTCTATGATACTGAGCTTGAGAAGAAGAACACACTACGCAATACCTATGAAGAAGTGTTGCGCGAAGCGCTCACCACGGACGGTTTTGTTCTGCACTACCAACCCCAAGTTGATATTGAAACCAATCAGATTGTCGGCTTAGAAACCTTGGTGCGCATTGATAATGCGCAGATGGGAATCGTCGCCCCCAACCTGTTTATTCCATTAGCCGAAGAGTTGGGTCTGATTGGACAAGTCGATGAGTGGGTGTTTGAGCATACATGCGCCCAGTATGCCAAATGGCGTGAGCAAGGCTATGTGCTGCCGCGATTGTCGATCAACCTATCGGCGATGCAGTTGCGTAATGATGCGGTGTTGATTCGATATACCGATATCTTGCAAAAGTATCAGGTTGAACCGCGTCATATTCAGCTGGAGATTACCGAAAATGCGCTGATTGGTAATGAAAAAGTGGCCCTAGGGATCCTGCAAGGCTTTAAAGATTATGGTATTAGCATTGCACTTGATGACTTTGGAACCGGATTTTCGTCACTGAGTTGTATCAATCTCTATCCTATCGACACGATCAAGATTGACCGTTCTTTTGTTAAAGATGCGGTCTATAACAAGCGCAACGAAGCCATCATTAAAGGCACGGTATTGATTGGTCAGAATCTACAATTAAAGATTATTGCCGAAGGGGTCGAGTCGCATGAACAGTACACCTTTATCAAGCAAATGGGCTGCGATGAGATACAAGGCTTCTATTTCCATCGACCAGGACCCATCGAGGTGATTGAACCTCTGTTAACCAAGCAGTCGGTATACCAAGAATCTTAG
- the sbcD gene encoding exonuclease subunit SbcD: MKILHTSDWHLGQNFYNKSRKAEHEQFLNWLLQQVTQHSVDAIIVAGDIFDTSTPPSYAREMYHRFVVEANKVNCQLLMLGGNHDSVSVLNESKQIVNYLNTAVVPNTAGDIEQQVVEVKGKSGAVEALVCAIPFIRPRDVLASQAGVTGSERQQQLGEAIKQHYQLVYQAAVEHRQSLPQAQQSIPIIATGHLTALGVSQSESVRDIYIGTLDGFAAEGFPPADYIALGHIHRPQIVAKSEHIRYSGSPIALSFDELKSDKQVMLVEFDQGNRHITGLPVPRFQLMAEIKGDLASIESQLANYAESEQRVWLSIEVSLQDYLSDLQDKVRELTQGLNVEVLQLKRSREQRMATLAGQNNEMLSELKPLDVFEKRIELEAFDSDEEQQRLQRMRLKFKQILSEVETNPHSEQNDGESA; encoded by the coding sequence ATGAAAATACTCCATACCTCCGATTGGCACTTGGGCCAAAACTTCTACAACAAGAGCCGTAAAGCGGAACACGAACAGTTTCTCAATTGGTTGTTGCAACAAGTCACCCAACACTCAGTGGATGCCATTATTGTTGCTGGTGATATTTTTGATACCAGCACGCCGCCAAGTTATGCCCGTGAGATGTACCACCGATTTGTGGTCGAAGCCAACAAGGTGAATTGCCAACTGCTTATGCTCGGCGGCAATCATGATTCGGTATCGGTACTTAATGAGAGTAAGCAGATCGTCAATTATCTCAATACCGCGGTGGTTCCCAATACCGCGGGTGACATTGAACAACAGGTCGTCGAGGTGAAAGGCAAGTCTGGTGCAGTAGAAGCACTGGTGTGCGCCATTCCCTTTATTCGACCAAGAGATGTGCTGGCGAGTCAGGCAGGGGTAACCGGAAGCGAACGTCAGCAGCAATTGGGGGAGGCGATAAAGCAGCACTATCAGTTGGTGTATCAGGCGGCCGTTGAACATCGTCAATCCTTACCTCAAGCGCAGCAATCAATCCCGATTATTGCCACCGGCCATTTGACCGCGCTTGGCGTCAGTCAATCAGAATCCGTGCGTGATATTTATATTGGCACCCTTGATGGCTTTGCGGCAGAGGGCTTTCCTCCTGCTGACTATATCGCGCTCGGTCATATTCACCGTCCACAGATCGTCGCCAAGTCGGAGCATATTCGTTACTCCGGCTCTCCCATTGCTCTGAGCTTTGATGAATTAAAGTCGGACAAACAAGTCATGTTGGTGGAGTTTGATCAGGGCAACCGACATATCACCGGTTTGCCTGTTCCGAGATTCCAATTGATGGCTGAAATAAAAGGCGACTTGGCTAGCATCGAGTCGCAATTGGCGAACTATGCAGAGAGCGAGCAGCGTGTTTGGTTGTCGATAGAGGTATCGCTGCAAGATTACCTGTCAGATTTGCAAGACAAAGTACGCGAGTTAACCCAAGGGCTGAATGTCGAGGTGTTGCAACTGAAACGCTCACGCGAACAACGCATGGCGACGCTGGCAGGGCAAAACAATGAGATGCTGTCCGAGCTTAAACCGTTAGATGTGTTTGAGAAACGGATTGAATTGGAAGCCTTTGACAGTGACGAGGAGCAGCAACGTTTGCAGCGTATGCGACTCAAGTTCAAACAGATCCTGTCAGAAGTAGAAACGAACCCGCACTCAGAGCAGAACGATGGAGAATCGGCATGA
- a CDS encoding SbcC/MukB-like Walker B domain-containing protein produces MKILSLEFENLNALKGRWKIDFTQSPFVENGLFAITGPTGAGKTTILDAICLALYHYTPRLKLISKGANELMTRGSAECFAEVEFEVKGTVYRSNFYQARAYKKGDGALQAPKCELHDVTNDKVLETKVSKKADKVAELTGLDFERFTKSMMLSQGQFAAFLNAADKERAELLEELTGTEIYSLVSERIYQHWKQASQELQQLKAKAEGVNLLTPEQIEQFNHDKAELEQQQQVLKAQLLDWNQHLTWWLNSEKAQMELTNARGEVQTANSAIEQNQPQLQRLTQSEPAEKLRAPHKEWQRLDKQHQQALLTKNATQALHQQQQQQQQNAAAQVDLSKQRSDKTQSEFTQLDELAQTLRPLDSEIAQQTKAQQSCQQQIDKAQAKLQQSQQELDGLKADSHNKQQQQQTLESYLEQHQADAHLANHLGQWRVESEQIASLEAELTKLTHHKSESSTQLKQLPEQIEALTKQHTEALDAKQGADKAFASASEHLAKLLEQQDKASTASKRTALDSAIYQLEALKAVNQQFVEATSDIDALTKTFNEQNATLEQSKQQGLALAQTEKDKKTIADQLARLVDQEGDLAKYRAQLQPDQACPLCGSEQHPLLTQQDNSDIATLVAQKQRAIEEVESATQQLSDARIAYNSLKNAISVTEQQLEKANGKRNTASTQWTDSTAEIQQTIGVNGLTAESLQLGQLASVSHFTQQLKSLLLECQTHIEAIDSATTAIGEAERLQLRQQQGVDEALNQLNAKKTELANMDKYLADLEQSIATLNTRREQQQQRLIDSINQCQLVAPALTEMESWIATKQQDAQVWANQQARSIELKNEISLLGERLTNKETEWQNITKELTESQEQLKLVTLSLTELSQQRQQLFADKDIEQALTHAKQQVKHAGDELDKAQQAKVNADSEMTALQTKLNEQSQYLEQLSTEFKEAQQQWQQTLASSPFADEQAFIAALLDETEREQLQQLKATLEKRQIEATTKFTSAEQAVTDLKTADNASDWQQMPRSEVESQIADLDQQLQAKATQVGEVNGKLKADEDNRHRQSDLFVTIANKQAEYDDISYLNSLVGSQKGDKFRTFAQGLTLENLVYLANKQLDRLHGRYQLQRKHHDGLALQVLDTWQGDVVRDTATLSGGESFLVSLALALALSDLVSHKTSIDSLFLDEGFGTLDSDTLDIALNALDNLNATGKMIGVISHVEALKERVPVQLKVTKHSGLGVSELDSVFKVKAKANVA; encoded by the coding sequence ATGAAGATCTTAAGCCTAGAATTTGAAAACCTAAACGCGCTTAAAGGTCGCTGGAAGATTGATTTTACCCAATCGCCATTTGTTGAAAATGGCCTGTTTGCCATTACGGGTCCAACCGGCGCGGGCAAAACTACCATCCTAGATGCTATCTGTTTGGCGCTATACCATTATACGCCACGTCTTAAACTGATCTCGAAAGGTGCCAATGAACTGATGACACGCGGCAGTGCGGAATGTTTTGCCGAGGTCGAATTTGAAGTAAAAGGTACGGTTTATCGTTCCAATTTCTATCAAGCCAGAGCCTATAAAAAAGGCGATGGTGCATTACAGGCACCAAAGTGCGAACTGCATGATGTCACCAATGATAAAGTGCTGGAAACCAAAGTCTCGAAAAAAGCCGATAAAGTGGCGGAGTTAACGGGGTTAGACTTCGAACGCTTCACTAAATCCATGATGTTGTCTCAGGGTCAGTTTGCGGCTTTTTTAAATGCTGCGGATAAAGAGCGTGCCGAATTGCTGGAAGAACTGACAGGGACCGAAATCTACAGCTTAGTTTCCGAGCGCATCTATCAACATTGGAAACAGGCGTCTCAAGAACTGCAACAACTCAAAGCCAAAGCAGAGGGTGTTAACCTGCTAACGCCAGAGCAGATTGAACAATTCAACCATGACAAGGCAGAGCTTGAACAGCAACAGCAGGTGTTAAAAGCGCAACTGCTGGATTGGAACCAACACCTCACTTGGTGGCTAAATAGCGAAAAAGCGCAAATGGAGCTGACTAATGCGCGCGGCGAGGTGCAAACGGCGAATAGCGCCATAGAACAAAATCAGCCTCAGTTACAACGGCTAACCCAGTCGGAACCAGCCGAGAAACTGCGCGCTCCTCATAAAGAGTGGCAGCGTTTAGATAAGCAGCATCAACAAGCGCTGCTGACCAAAAACGCCACGCAGGCGTTACACCAGCAACAGCAACAACAACAGCAAAATGCGGCAGCTCAGGTCGACCTTAGCAAGCAGCGAAGCGATAAGACGCAATCTGAATTCACTCAACTGGATGAGCTCGCGCAGACGCTACGTCCACTGGACAGCGAGATTGCTCAACAGACCAAAGCGCAGCAATCTTGTCAGCAACAGATAGACAAGGCGCAGGCAAAGTTGCAGCAGAGCCAGCAAGAACTCGACGGTCTTAAAGCCGACAGTCACAATAAACAGCAACAGCAGCAAACCCTAGAAAGCTACCTTGAACAGCATCAAGCGGATGCGCACCTTGCCAATCATCTTGGGCAGTGGCGCGTTGAGTCTGAACAAATCGCCAGCTTGGAGGCGGAGCTAACAAAACTGACTCACCATAAGAGTGAATCCAGCACGCAGCTCAAGCAACTTCCCGAGCAGATTGAAGCGTTGACCAAGCAACATACCGAGGCGCTTGATGCAAAACAGGGTGCAGATAAGGCGTTTGCCTCAGCGTCAGAACATTTAGCTAAACTGCTTGAACAGCAAGATAAAGCCAGCACGGCGAGCAAACGAACGGCTTTGGATAGCGCCATTTACCAGCTCGAAGCACTTAAAGCCGTTAACCAACAATTTGTCGAAGCGACCAGTGATATAGACGCTTTAACCAAAACGTTCAATGAACAAAACGCCACCTTAGAACAATCGAAACAGCAAGGCTTAGCGTTAGCGCAGACAGAAAAAGATAAAAAGACCATTGCCGATCAGCTAGCACGTTTGGTGGATCAAGAGGGTGACTTGGCAAAGTATCGGGCGCAACTGCAACCTGACCAAGCGTGTCCTTTGTGCGGCTCCGAGCAGCATCCATTACTGACACAGCAAGATAATTCCGATATCGCTACTCTGGTTGCTCAAAAGCAGCGGGCGATTGAAGAAGTTGAATCGGCGACACAACAACTTAGCGACGCGCGTATAGCCTACAACAGCTTGAAAAATGCGATTTCAGTCACCGAGCAACAGCTAGAAAAAGCCAACGGTAAACGAAATACGGCTTCCACCCAGTGGACGGATTCCACTGCCGAAATTCAGCAAACTATTGGCGTGAACGGTCTGACTGCCGAGAGTCTACAGTTGGGGCAGTTGGCGTCGGTGAGCCACTTCACTCAACAATTAAAATCGTTGTTGCTTGAGTGTCAAACGCATATTGAAGCGATCGATAGCGCGACCACCGCCATCGGTGAAGCGGAGCGTCTGCAATTGCGTCAGCAACAAGGGGTGGATGAGGCGCTGAATCAACTCAATGCTAAAAAGACCGAGCTTGCCAATATGGATAAATATTTGGCTGATCTAGAACAGAGCATTGCTACGCTTAACACCCGTCGTGAGCAGCAACAACAGCGCTTAATTGACTCGATTAATCAATGTCAGCTTGTCGCACCAGCACTGACCGAGATGGAAAGCTGGATAGCAACTAAACAGCAAGACGCTCAAGTCTGGGCAAACCAACAAGCGCGTTCAATTGAGTTGAAAAATGAAATCAGTTTGCTGGGCGAACGCCTAACGAACAAAGAAACTGAATGGCAAAACATCACCAAGGAACTCACGGAGAGTCAAGAACAGCTTAAGCTGGTGACGTTGTCACTAACTGAGTTATCACAACAACGACAACAACTGTTTGCCGACAAAGATATCGAACAAGCGTTGACCCATGCCAAGCAGCAAGTTAAGCATGCGGGTGACGAGTTGGACAAAGCCCAGCAAGCAAAAGTGAACGCCGATAGTGAGATGACAGCATTGCAAACCAAACTGAACGAGCAGAGTCAGTATCTTGAACAGCTATCGACCGAGTTTAAAGAGGCTCAACAGCAGTGGCAGCAAACCCTTGCAAGCAGTCCATTTGCTGATGAACAAGCGTTTATTGCCGCACTGCTTGATGAAACAGAGCGCGAGCAGTTACAACAACTCAAAGCCACGCTAGAGAAGCGACAAATCGAGGCGACCACCAAATTTACCTCAGCCGAACAAGCGGTCACCGATCTAAAAACCGCCGATAACGCCAGCGATTGGCAGCAAATGCCTCGCAGTGAGGTCGAGTCGCAAATCGCCGACCTTGACCAACAACTGCAAGCTAAAGCGACGCAAGTGGGCGAGGTGAATGGCAAACTGAAAGCGGATGAAGACAATCGTCACCGTCAATCGGATTTATTCGTCACCATTGCCAACAAACAAGCCGAATATGATGATATTTCTTATCTTAATTCGCTGGTAGGCTCGCAAAAAGGCGATAAATTCCGCACCTTTGCACAGGGTTTGACCCTTGAAAACTTGGTCTATCTGGCCAATAAACAGCTGGATCGTTTACATGGTCGCTATCAATTGCAGCGTAAGCACCACGACGGTCTTGCATTGCAAGTCTTGGATACTTGGCAAGGCGATGTGGTGCGCGACACCGCGACATTGTCCGGCGGTGAGAGCTTCCTAGTCAGCTTGGCACTGGCGCTCGCACTCTCAGATCTTGTCAGTCATAAGACCAGCATTGACTCCTTATTCCTTGATGAAGGCTTTGGTACTTTGGACTCGGATACCTTGGATATAGCGCTTAATGCGCTCGATAACCTCAATGCGACTGGAAAAATGATCGGTGTTATTAGCCACGTTGAAGCGCTGAAAGAACGTGTGCCAGTGCAACTGAAAGTGACAAAACACTCCGGGTTGGGAGTCAGTGAGCTCGATAGCGTGTTTAAGGTTAAAGCAAAGGCGAACGTTGCCTGA
- a CDS encoding DUF2628 domain-containing protein: MIPVGIESESRDKVIIDKKESIEAYRAFTWSDYYAEKFNTHVEDGKGYLGFNFWAFLFGYRWFLFRKMTKLGLTLFIIENLIIASALMTVKELRLEPLVAFSCVVSALLFLMLLMGIFGNYAYFKFSQSKITKVSNSLVSEESFGEVIRSLGGVSLLSVFVVMGVSLLLQMLVGGI; this comes from the coding sequence ATGATACCAGTAGGAATAGAATCAGAGAGTCGTGACAAAGTCATCATTGATAAAAAGGAATCTATTGAAGCCTATCGGGCATTTACTTGGAGTGACTACTATGCAGAAAAGTTTAATACTCATGTCGAAGACGGTAAGGGTTACCTTGGATTCAATTTTTGGGCTTTCTTATTTGGGTATCGTTGGTTCTTGTTTAGGAAGATGACCAAGTTGGGTCTAACCCTTTTTATTATTGAAAATTTGATTATCGCTTCAGCACTAATGACCGTGAAGGAACTAAGGCTTGAACCCTTGGTTGCATTTTCTTGCGTCGTTTCAGCACTACTATTTCTAATGCTATTGATGGGCATATTCGGCAATTATGCCTATTTTAAATTTTCCCAATCAAAGATAACAAAGGTATCGAATTCTCTAGTGTCCGAAGAAAGTTTTGGTGAGGTTATTCGTTCGCTTGGTGGTGTCAGTTTACTCAGTGTATTTGTCGTTATGGGGGTTAGTTTATTGCTGCAAATGTTAGTAGGTGGCATTTAA
- a CDS encoding GNAT family N-acetyltransferase, producing MEVTIGKSAELIEKAQAIRYQVFTVEQNIPNELDFDGLDSVAEHVLVTETNRSVATARLVINADGSSVMARVAVIEAYRGRGIASVVVKALIEYAKKKGVSSIEIHAHSYLQNYYQRLGFEFIEEVEVVGEHQLIAMRQKFLTT from the coding sequence ATGGAAGTGACGATTGGAAAGTCTGCTGAATTGATCGAAAAAGCGCAAGCTATTCGTTATCAAGTCTTCACTGTGGAACAAAATATCCCGAATGAGCTGGATTTTGATGGTTTAGATAGTGTTGCAGAGCATGTCCTTGTGACAGAAACGAATCGATCCGTAGCGACCGCGCGTTTGGTTATCAATGCTGATGGTTCTTCGGTTATGGCAAGAGTCGCTGTTATCGAAGCATATCGAGGTCGTGGTATCGCTTCAGTTGTCGTAAAGGCGTTGATTGAGTACGCCAAGAAGAAAGGTGTAAGCTCTATCGAAATTCATGCTCACAGCTACTTGCAAAATTACTATCAAAGACTTGGCTTTGAGTTTATTGAAGAAGTAGAGGTGGTTGGTGAGCATCAATTAATAGCAATGAGACAGAAATTCTTGACTACATAA
- a CDS encoding GNAT family N-acetyltransferase: MNNIAIREALVEDTEIILRFITELAIYEKLEDEVRTSISDIESSLFSPQSTAHAIICEVNGVPIGFAVYFYNYSTWLGKNGLYLEDLYVSREFRNIGAGKAILKYLAKLAVSKNCGRFEWCVLDWNEPAIDFYKSIGAKPQDEWVIYRLAGNELEAFAG; the protein is encoded by the coding sequence ATGAACAATATAGCAATTAGAGAAGCGCTTGTAGAAGATACGGAAATCATATTGAGATTTATCACTGAGTTAGCTATATATGAAAAATTAGAAGATGAAGTTAGAACGAGTATTTCAGACATTGAAAGTAGTTTATTTTCACCGCAATCTACAGCTCATGCCATCATTTGCGAAGTGAACGGTGTGCCTATAGGTTTTGCGGTCTATTTCTATAATTACTCAACTTGGTTAGGTAAAAATGGTCTCTATTTAGAGGACTTATACGTTTCACGGGAGTTTAGAAACATTGGAGCCGGAAAAGCTATCCTCAAGTATTTGGCTAAGCTAGCGGTTTCAAAGAACTGTGGTCGGTTTGAGTGGTGTGTACTTGATTGGAATGAGCCAGCGATCGACTTCTACAAGTCAATTGGCGCTAAACCGCAAGATGAGTGGGTAATTTATCGGTTAGCAGGCAATGAACTAGAAGCATTTGCGGGCTAA
- a CDS encoding GNAT family N-acetyltransferase, which translates to MKFFERQSKQSDYEFLFTLKKSAEYDAINAVFGWDEQVQRDIHESEWKEAQPTIIEISGVSSGSYLFQEHSGYFYFGRFFLLSEYHGLGIGSQILEKLVIEADVRQKPIKLCYLQGNRVASLYDRFGFKQVSEDKNFVYMLRENKRL; encoded by the coding sequence ATGAAGTTCTTCGAAAGACAATCAAAGCAATCCGACTATGAGTTTCTATTTACTCTTAAAAAATCAGCTGAATACGATGCCATCAATGCTGTTTTTGGTTGGGATGAGCAAGTTCAGCGTGATATTCATGAATCTGAATGGAAAGAAGCGCAACCAACGATCATTGAAATATCTGGTGTATCGTCGGGTAGTTATTTGTTCCAAGAACACTCTGGGTATTTTTATTTTGGTCGTTTCTTTCTGCTTTCTGAATATCATGGTTTGGGCATTGGTAGTCAAATTTTGGAGAAATTAGTGATTGAAGCCGATGTGCGTCAAAAGCCCATTAAATTGTGTTATTTGCAGGGTAATAGAGTGGCGAGTCTGTATGACAGATTTGGTTTTAAGCAAGTAAGCGAAGATAAGAATTTCGTGTATATGTTGCGTGAAAATAAGCGCTTATAA